The sequence below is a genomic window from Trichosurus vulpecula isolate mTriVul1 chromosome 5, mTriVul1.pri, whole genome shotgun sequence.
GTCTGGCTCCTCTTTGAATATCCTGAGAGCTCAGGCCCAGCTAGGGGTATCGCCATTGTCTCGGTACTGGTCATTCTCATCTCTATAGTCATATTTTGCCTGGAAACCCTGCCTCAGTTCCGGCCAGAACCCCGAAGTAGAAGTGAAGATGGGAGGGTAAATTCAGGTGGCCCAGGGTCTAGAGGGAGCcaggaagaagatgaaggagaCCACTCAGTATATAAGCTGTTAAATCCCAGTGTCATTGTCCAGGGGGGAGTTGTATCAGGACCTGGACCATCGTCCCAACTGATTCCACTTGGGGATCCTCCAGAGGCTGCCTCTTTCTTCACAGACCCCTTTTTTCTGGTAGAGACCCTCTGCATAGTGTGGTTCACGTTTGAGCTGCTGGTTCGTTTCTCTGCCTGCCCTAGCAAGCCAGCCTTCTTCCGCAACATCATgaacatcatagatttagtggCTATCTTCCCTTACTTTATCACGTTGGGCACAGAGTTGGTGCAACAGCAGGAACAGCAGCCTGGCAGCACTGGAGGAGGCAGCAGCCAGAATGGGCAGCAGGCAATGTCCCTGGCAATCCTTCGAGTCATCCGCCTCGTCCGAGTTTTCCGCATCTTCAAACTTTCCCGACACTCTAAAGGTCTCCaaatcctgggcaagacattgCAGGCCTCCATGCGGGAGCTTGGactcctcatcttcttcctcttcattggagtcATCCTCTTCTCCAGTGCCGTCTACTTTGCTGAGGCAGATGATGACGATTCGCTATTTTCCAGCATCCCTGATGCCTTCTGGTGGGCAGTGGTCACCATGACCACAGTTGGCTATGGGGACATGTACCCCATGACAGTAGGGGGCAAGATTGTGGGATCCCTGTGTGCCATTGCTGGTGTCCTCACCATTGCCCTGCCTGTGCCGGTGATAGTCTCCAACTTCAACTATTTTTATCACCGTGAAACAGAGCAGGAGGAACAAGGCCAATATACACATGTTACATGTGGGCAGCCTATACCAGATCTGAAAGGAGTGGGTGGGGGACTTGGCAAACCAGATTTCTCTGAGGTTGCACCAGAACGGAGACCCAGCTACCTTTCCACCCCACACAGGGTTTATACAGAAAAAAGGATGCTAACAGAAGTTTGATTATTGAGAGGGAGAAGTTGGGGGTTGAGGGGAATGGAGTAACAAAGAACTGCTGTGGTTTTATAGTCAACCCCTAACTAGAACTAAGGTCTTCATCATTCCCTCTTACTGGAGTTACTGGATGACTGAACTGTGAAACCTATTGCCTGGACCCCTGACTCCAGTGACCACAAGGCTGTTTCTTGATATTTAAGATACATGATGTACTTCCGTGGGTGTCATCTGACCATTCTTACTTTCCTAACAACTATATAGAATATCTTCTCTGATTATACTCCCTGAAGACTAATTTTCCATGCTTTGTCTGTAGTCTCAAAAGAACTAGAACTCCTGGGACCACTTTGGCACTCCAAACCTTAGTTTTCATCTGTTGAATTTCCATCCAAAGGTGGAGGGTCAGGAACAACTCACTCAGTCTACTGTTTTTTATGGTGCCCTTTTCATCTACCTAATGGAAAGACCCTGCCTTTAGCAACATGGATCTAAAACATTCTAGTCATCTCTAAGTTTAGCTAGGAGGACCGATTTCAGGATCTAACCTGACCATTTAGAAGATATGTAGGGTAATCTAAAAATGATAGgatggggtgtatgtgtgtgtgtatttgtgtgtgttttggtACAAACATGCACCTGTCTTTTGCTTATGTTTAGTGCAACCCCTGATCCAGATTTCTCCACTTCCAGGAGGGTTGGTTCTCAAAGTCCAGTATTAGTTATATGCAAGTGCCTTCCCATGCAAAGGGAATGGGGACCAGGGAGTCACCAAGTCCAGAGAAGCACTAAAATGGAGTCACGTATAACCCTTGGTTCAGTTCTGTTGCCTCTGAAGGGCTGTAATGTCTTGGTGCATAGTACAGTTTTCTCTATTGCCCTAACTGCTAGCCCCATCCCAAATTCTCTCAAGCCCTCCACAGCTGCCAAACAGGTTCACATGTCCTCTCCTCTAACCTGGACATTTAAACTTGGGGATGCCTCTGATGTTTTGCTAAAGCAAACATCTGGCTTAAGCCCCCAGACTGGCAGATGCAAGGATATTGCAGAGTGGCCCAGGAAAAGATTTCTGAGTCTACACAGGTGTTTTCTATTTTCTTGGGCAATAGGAAATACCCGTGCTAAGAAATGAGCATTGATTCTTTATGGGCAGTCCTATTGTTAGAATCCTTTTGTTCA
It includes:
- the KCNA6 gene encoding potassium voltage-gated channel subfamily A member 6, with translation MREETTLAQAAHGEVRGPEEEQQGGGDFPGAGGGGCCSSERLVINISGLRFETQLRTLSLFPDTLLGDPGRRVRFFDPLRNEYFFDRNRPSFDAILYYYQSGGRLRRPVNVPLDIFLEEIRFYQLGEEALEAFREDEGCLPEGGEHQKPLPSQPFKRQVWLLFEYPESSGPARGIAIVSVLVILISIVIFCLETLPQFRPEPRSRSEDGRVNSGGPGSRGSQEEDEGDHSVYKLLNPSVIVQGGVVSGPGPSSQLIPLGDPPEAASFFTDPFFLVETLCIVWFTFELLVRFSACPSKPAFFRNIMNIIDLVAIFPYFITLGTELVQQQEQQPGSTGGGSSQNGQQAMSLAILRVIRLVRVFRIFKLSRHSKGLQILGKTLQASMRELGLLIFFLFIGVILFSSAVYFAEADDDDSLFSSIPDAFWWAVVTMTTVGYGDMYPMTVGGKIVGSLCAIAGVLTIALPVPVIVSNFNYFYHRETEQEEQGQYTHVTCGQPIPDLKGVGGGLGKPDFSEVAPERRPSYLSTPHRVYTEKRMLTEV